A region from the Stutzerimonas stutzeri genome encodes:
- a CDS encoding long-chain fatty acid--CoA ligase — MFTRHHAVWPEDLPKHLTVPETSLFANLEIAARRFPDKAAIVYYDTLINYTELLREVEALAGYLQHLGVAKGDRVLLYMQNSPQFTIAYYAILRADAVVVPVNPMNHSAELEHYLHDTGASVCICGQELTSFISPLVSTAQLRHVIVAAYSEYVRQPTDLALPAEVQAPVAVPAFPGGIAWREAIAAGHEPGPHTAGPDDLCVFPYSSGTTGAPKGCMHTHRSAMATIIHRVVWTNSTSESVILATLPYFHVTGMQGAMSGPIYNGGTAVIMTRWDRKVAAQLIERHKVTGWVNIATMAIDFLSDPDLERYNLSSLVSVGGGGAAMPKAVEEKLHRLTGLRYIEGYGLSETIAATHINPVPRPKAQCLGIPVFDVDSRVIDLNTGLELGPNEVGEIISRGPQLFQGYWNRPEETERAFIELDGHRFFRTGDMGYYDEEGYFFLVDRVKRMINASGFKVWPSEVESLMYRHPAIQECCVISRPDPKRGETVKACVVLRDGQAGQVSEQDIIDWCKAEMAAYKAPVYVEFVASLPRSSTGKLMWRALQEEENRKHAVSAEQA; from the coding sequence ATGTTCACTCGTCATCACGCCGTCTGGCCCGAGGACCTGCCCAAACACCTGACGGTGCCGGAGACCAGCCTGTTCGCCAACCTCGAGATCGCCGCCCGGCGCTTCCCGGACAAGGCGGCCATCGTCTATTACGACACCCTGATCAACTACACCGAGCTGCTGCGCGAGGTCGAAGCGTTGGCCGGTTATCTGCAGCACCTGGGCGTCGCCAAGGGCGATCGGGTGCTGCTCTACATGCAGAATTCACCGCAGTTCACCATCGCTTACTACGCCATCCTGCGTGCCGACGCGGTAGTGGTGCCGGTCAACCCGATGAACCACAGCGCCGAGCTTGAGCACTACCTGCACGATACTGGCGCGAGCGTCTGCATCTGCGGCCAGGAACTGACCAGCTTCATCTCGCCACTGGTGAGCACCGCGCAGTTGCGCCATGTGATCGTCGCGGCTTACTCGGAGTATGTTCGCCAGCCCACCGACCTGGCGCTACCGGCCGAGGTCCAGGCGCCTGTCGCCGTGCCGGCGTTTCCAGGCGGCATCGCCTGGCGCGAAGCCATCGCGGCCGGCCACGAGCCCGGTCCGCATACCGCCGGCCCGGACGACCTCTGCGTGTTCCCCTACAGCTCCGGCACTACCGGCGCGCCGAAAGGCTGCATGCATACCCATCGCTCGGCGATGGCGACCATCATCCACCGCGTGGTCTGGACCAACAGCACCAGTGAATCGGTGATCCTCGCGACGCTGCCGTATTTCCACGTGACCGGCATGCAGGGCGCCATGAGCGGGCCGATCTACAACGGTGGCACCGCCGTGATCATGACCCGCTGGGACCGCAAGGTCGCAGCGCAGCTGATCGAGCGGCACAAGGTCACCGGCTGGGTGAATATCGCCACGATGGCCATCGACTTTCTCTCCGATCCGGATCTGGAACGCTACAACCTGTCCAGCCTGGTCAGTGTCGGCGGCGGTGGCGCCGCGATGCCCAAAGCGGTCGAGGAGAAGCTGCATCGGCTGACCGGCCTGCGCTACATCGAGGGCTACGGGCTTTCCGAAACCATCGCCGCCACCCACATCAACCCGGTGCCGCGACCCAAGGCGCAATGCCTCGGGATTCCGGTGTTCGACGTCGACAGCCGTGTCATCGACCTGAATACCGGGCTGGAGTTAGGCCCCAACGAAGTGGGCGAAATCATCAGCCGCGGGCCGCAGCTGTTTCAGGGCTACTGGAACCGCCCGGAAGAGACCGAGCGCGCCTTCATCGAACTGGACGGTCACCGATTTTTCCGCACCGGCGACATGGGCTACTACGATGAAGAGGGCTATTTCTTCCTCGTCGATCGGGTCAAGCGGATGATCAATGCGTCCGGCTTCAAAGTCTGGCCCTCGGAAGTGGAAAGCCTGATGTACCGCCACCCGGCGATCCAGGAGTGCTGCGTGATTTCGCGCCCCGATCCCAAACGCGGCGAGACGGTCAAGGCCTGCGTGGTGCTGCGTGATGGTCAGGCCGGGCAGGTCAGCGAGCAGGACATCATCGACTGGTGCAAGGCCGAGATGGCGGCCTACAAGGCGCCGGTCTACGTGGAGTTCGTCGCCTCGTTGCCGCGTTCCTCAACCGGCAAGCTGATGTGGCGCGCCCTGCAGGAAGAAGAAAACCGCAAACACGCCGTCAGTGCCGAACAGGCCTGA
- a CDS encoding 2-hydroxyacid dehydrogenase, with amino-acid sequence MKILFVAADPKPERWTDLIQQHLPEAQIQVWHPDMPSGSADYAIVWHPPAALFDKEPQLKAVFNLGAGVDALVRIPNLPRDIPIVRLEDAGMAVQMAEYVAYHVIGISRDMDAYREQQAAGQWKLRRPIARSEWPVGVLGLGQIGQRVARTLAALEYPVCGWARSTYAIEGVRSFAGETELDRFLGETRVLVNTLPLTDSTRDLIDYGLLSRLRPDAVVINVGRGEHLVDQDLSRAIDEGKVARAVLDVFREEPLPTEHPFWRMPQVTITPHVSARTLREATVAQIAEKIVSLEKGQSISGIIDIQRGY; translated from the coding sequence ATGAAAATCCTCTTCGTCGCCGCCGACCCCAAGCCCGAGCGCTGGACCGATCTGATCCAGCAGCACCTGCCGGAGGCGCAGATTCAGGTCTGGCACCCGGACATGCCGAGCGGCAGTGCCGACTACGCCATCGTCTGGCATCCGCCGGCTGCGTTGTTCGACAAGGAGCCGCAACTCAAGGCGGTGTTCAACCTCGGCGCCGGCGTGGATGCGTTGGTGCGGATACCGAACCTGCCGCGCGATATCCCGATCGTTCGCTTGGAAGACGCGGGCATGGCGGTGCAGATGGCCGAGTACGTCGCCTATCACGTCATCGGCATCAGCCGCGACATGGACGCCTACCGCGAGCAGCAGGCCGCCGGCCAGTGGAAGCTGCGCCGTCCGATCGCACGCAGCGAATGGCCGGTTGGCGTGCTCGGGTTGGGGCAGATCGGGCAGCGCGTTGCCCGTACGCTCGCTGCGCTGGAATACCCCGTCTGCGGCTGGGCGCGCTCTACCTACGCCATCGAAGGCGTGCGCAGCTTCGCCGGCGAGACGGAACTCGACCGCTTCCTGGGCGAGACCCGGGTGCTGGTCAACACGCTGCCACTGACCGACAGCACGCGGGACCTGATCGACTACGGGCTGCTGTCGCGGCTCAGGCCCGATGCGGTGGTGATCAATGTCGGACGCGGTGAGCATCTGGTGGACCAAGACCTCAGTCGCGCCATCGACGAGGGCAAGGTAGCCCGCGCCGTGCTCGACGTGTTCCGCGAAGAGCCGCTGCCTACCGAGCATCCGTTCTGGCGGATGCCGCAGGTGACCATCACGCCTCACGTGTCGGCCCGCACCCTGCGCGAAGCCACCGTTGCCCAGATCGCGGAAAAGATCGTCTCGTTGGAAAAGGGCCAATCCATCAGCGGCATCATCGATATTCAGCGCGGCTACTGA
- a CDS encoding SDR family NAD(P)-dependent oxidoreductase, giving the protein MTNPLFDLSGKVALITGSTRGIGRSIAEEMARCGAKVVISSRKADACEAVAAELKAAGLEAIAVPCHVGRKEDLQRLVDTTLQTWGRIDVLVCNAATNPVYGPTSELTDDAWDKIMDTNVKGTFWLSNMVLPQMAERGEGAVIMLSSIAGLRGNTVIGTYGVSKAAEAALARNLAAEWGPKGIRVNAIAPGLVRTDFAKALLDDPERVRRAAEKTPLRRIGEPVDIAGLAVFLAAPASAYITGQVIVADGGETAC; this is encoded by the coding sequence ATGACCAATCCATTATTCGACCTGTCCGGCAAGGTGGCGCTGATCACCGGTTCGACCCGCGGTATCGGTCGCTCCATTGCCGAAGAGATGGCCCGCTGCGGCGCGAAAGTCGTCATTTCCAGCCGCAAGGCCGATGCTTGCGAGGCGGTTGCCGCCGAGCTGAAAGCCGCCGGCTTAGAGGCCATTGCGGTGCCCTGTCATGTCGGGCGCAAGGAGGACCTGCAGCGGCTGGTCGATACCACCCTGCAGACCTGGGGGCGCATCGACGTGCTGGTCTGCAATGCCGCTACCAACCCGGTCTACGGGCCGACCAGCGAGCTGACCGACGACGCCTGGGACAAGATCATGGACACCAACGTCAAGGGCACCTTCTGGCTATCGAACATGGTGCTACCGCAGATGGCCGAGCGCGGCGAGGGCGCGGTGATCATGCTCTCCAGCATCGCCGGGCTGCGCGGCAACACCGTGATCGGTACCTATGGCGTATCCAAGGCCGCCGAAGCGGCGCTGGCGCGCAATCTGGCAGCGGAGTGGGGGCCCAAGGGCATCCGCGTCAACGCCATCGCGCCGGGACTGGTGCGTACCGATTTCGCCAAGGCGCTGCTCGACGATCCGGAGCGGGTTCGCCGCGCCGCCGAGAAAACCCCGCTGCGCCGTATCGGTGAGCCGGTGGATATCGCCGGTCTGGCGGTGTTCCTGGCTGCGCCAGCCAGCGCCTATATCACCGGACAGGTGATCGTCGCCGATGGCGGCGAAACCGCGTGCTGA
- the surE gene encoding 5'/3'-nucleotidase SurE, translating into MSAPLLRRVLLTNDDGIAAPGLALLERIAAQLAEEVWVVAPEHDQSGTGQGISVHSPLRAYRHGERRFAISGTPSDCVMFAMAEWLQASPPDLVLSGINSGANIGDSVPYSGTLGAVLSADLLGLPAIGLSQAFLDRTHIDWSCVETFAETTIRTLWARREKGGCCWNLNFPACPADAVSHLRMTRQSRGSIVRPRLQAGHDGRGLPYWWLGFEHSSTHIVDPEFDVTALREKRIAITPLRDTRGWLEWGEERAMAELASTMDSGVL; encoded by the coding sequence ATGAGCGCACCCTTGCTGCGCCGCGTCCTGCTGACCAACGATGACGGCATCGCTGCTCCGGGGCTTGCCCTTCTAGAGCGAATCGCCGCGCAACTGGCCGAGGAGGTCTGGGTGGTGGCACCCGAGCACGACCAGAGCGGCACTGGCCAAGGCATTTCGGTGCATTCGCCGCTGCGGGCATATCGCCACGGTGAGCGGCGCTTCGCCATTTCCGGGACGCCGTCGGATTGCGTGATGTTCGCCATGGCCGAGTGGTTGCAGGCGTCGCCCCCCGACCTGGTGCTGTCGGGCATCAACAGCGGCGCCAATATCGGCGACTCGGTGCCTTATTCCGGAACCCTCGGGGCGGTGCTCAGCGCCGACCTGCTCGGGCTGCCCGCCATCGGTCTGAGCCAGGCCTTTCTCGACCGTACGCATATCGATTGGTCCTGTGTCGAAACCTTCGCTGAAACCACGATCCGCACGCTCTGGGCGCGTCGGGAGAAGGGTGGTTGCTGCTGGAATCTGAACTTCCCGGCCTGCCCGGCCGATGCCGTCAGCCATCTGCGCATGACGCGGCAATCACGCGGCTCGATTGTCCGGCCGCGCTTGCAGGCCGGCCATGACGGTCGCGGTCTGCCGTACTGGTGGCTCGGCTTCGAGCACTCATCGACGCACATCGTCGATCCGGAATTCGATGTCACCGCGTTGCGCGAAAAACGCATTGCCATCACACCCTTGCGCGACACCCGGGGCTGGCTCGAGTGGGGTGAAGAGCGGGCCATGGCCGAACTGGCCTCTACTATGGATTCAGGAGTTCTGTAA
- the dctP gene encoding TRAP transporter substrate-binding protein DctP, whose protein sequence is MKFMLKKLLVPVSLVALAVSAVLPQMATAADVTKWRVQSHWPSASSSYKDSLVRLKNQIEQRTEGRLELQLFESGALFKPQETFNAVSRGIIQMGTISPGYAQDKMTLAGIASGLPFAFQNVWEAAYFHKHMGFEDMLRDEAAQYGVYWSTDKVYPTEMVVKKPVNSWEDFTKLKIRSSGALQKFLDEAGASTTYLPGGELYPALDTGVVDGAHWGAVQGAASMSFYEVAKYHVRPALNIAGTDVFIINQKALEKLSERDQEIVKQVLDEQFWYRTNEYLYQEQVTLRKVMAEQGVQVNTLPDDVQKRLREVAQKTWEEEGQRSDKAAEALKKVKSFLGELGYL, encoded by the coding sequence ATGAAATTCATGCTCAAGAAGCTGCTCGTTCCAGTCAGCCTCGTCGCCCTGGCGGTTTCTGCAGTGCTGCCACAGATGGCGACTGCTGCCGACGTCACGAAATGGCGCGTGCAATCGCACTGGCCGAGCGCCAGCAGCTCATACAAAGACAGCCTCGTGCGTCTGAAAAACCAGATCGAGCAGCGCACCGAAGGCCGCCTGGAGTTGCAACTGTTCGAGTCAGGCGCGCTGTTCAAGCCGCAGGAAACCTTCAACGCGGTCAGCCGCGGCATCATTCAAATGGGCACGATCTCCCCCGGCTATGCACAAGACAAGATGACCCTGGCCGGTATCGCCTCGGGTCTGCCGTTCGCCTTTCAGAACGTCTGGGAGGCGGCTTACTTCCACAAGCACATGGGCTTCGAGGACATGCTTCGCGACGAGGCCGCGCAATACGGCGTGTACTGGTCGACAGACAAGGTCTACCCCACCGAGATGGTGGTGAAAAAACCGGTCAACAGTTGGGAAGACTTCACCAAGCTGAAGATCCGCTCGTCCGGCGCCCTGCAGAAATTTCTCGATGAGGCCGGCGCCTCGACTACTTACCTGCCGGGTGGAGAGCTCTATCCGGCCCTAGACACTGGCGTGGTCGACGGCGCGCACTGGGGCGCTGTGCAAGGCGCGGCGAGCATGAGCTTCTATGAAGTGGCCAAGTACCACGTCAGGCCCGCGCTGAATATCGCCGGCACCGATGTGTTCATCATCAACCAGAAGGCACTGGAGAAACTCTCCGAGCGCGACCAGGAAATCGTCAAACAGGTCCTCGACGAACAGTTCTGGTATCGCACCAACGAATACCTTTACCAGGAGCAAGTCACGCTGCGTAAGGTCATGGCCGAACAAGGCGTACAGGTCAATACGCTGCCGGACGACGTGCAGAAGCGCCTGCGCGAGGTCGCGCAGAAGACCTGGGAAGAAGAAGGTCAGCGCAGCGACAAGGCCGCCGAGGCCCTGAAGAAAGTCAAGTCCTTCCTTGGCGAACTCGGTTACCTCTGA
- a CDS encoding PaaI family thioesterase, translating into MTDSQQQRLTDEHQPGPLPISGGKDLPGFHQVLGYRQVAWSEDEAVIELEVQPCHLNMAGVLHGGVITALLDVVLAEAGTYCPYPGRVRKAVTLVLNTTFTGQCSGGVIRAIGRRRAGGSRIFNSSGEIRDSQDRLLAIGEATFRLRSGSEDPQGVPVDFPMQHNKKENGDV; encoded by the coding sequence ATGACCGACTCGCAGCAGCAGCGCCTTACAGATGAGCATCAACCCGGCCCATTGCCCATCAGTGGGGGCAAGGACTTGCCAGGTTTTCACCAGGTCCTTGGTTATCGCCAGGTGGCCTGGAGTGAGGACGAAGCGGTGATCGAGCTGGAGGTGCAGCCCTGTCACCTCAACATGGCTGGCGTGCTCCATGGCGGAGTGATCACGGCGTTACTCGACGTGGTGCTGGCCGAGGCGGGAACCTATTGCCCCTATCCGGGACGGGTGCGCAAAGCCGTCACGCTGGTGCTCAACACCACGTTCACCGGCCAATGCTCGGGTGGCGTGATCCGCGCCATCGGCCGACGACGCGCCGGCGGTAGCCGAATCTTCAACAGCTCCGGAGAGATACGCGACAGCCAGGACCGCCTGCTGGCAATCGGTGAAGCGACCTTTCGCCTGCGCTCCGGCAGCGAAGATCCTCAGGGCGTGCCTGTGGATTTCCCGATGCAGCACAACAAGAAGGAAAACGGGGATGTATGA
- a CDS encoding phosphotransferase produces MNEPELIDVLPAHRFDEAALARYLRQHLPQMGDDVVIRQFQGGQSNPTYLLESAGRRYVLRKKPPGKVLPSAHMVEREYKVIRALSEHTRVPVPHVHLLCEDESIIGTVFYVMDHVEGRIFSHPALDELPVAERQPIHLAAIDTLAELHKVDVEAVGLADFGKAQGYFARQVKRWSGQYEASRTDDMPAMERLMQWLPEQVPQRDECAIAHGDYRLGNLIFAPGEARVAAILDWELSTLGHPLADLAYFCLPYHLPAGVDGLRGLVGIDLQAQGIPSEQEVLARYCQQSGRDAISDWHVFVAFSLFRLAAILQGVYARALQGNASNADALQVGQRAGLLAEAGWRIAQTGGKGEPI; encoded by the coding sequence ATGAACGAACCCGAGCTGATCGACGTGCTTCCCGCGCATCGATTCGATGAGGCGGCGCTGGCTCGATATCTGCGCCAGCACCTGCCGCAGATGGGCGACGACGTTGTGATCCGCCAGTTCCAGGGCGGCCAGTCCAACCCCACCTATCTGCTGGAAAGCGCCGGACGTCGTTACGTATTGCGCAAGAAGCCGCCGGGCAAGGTGCTGCCCTCGGCGCATATGGTCGAGCGCGAATACAAGGTGATCCGCGCGCTGTCTGAGCACACCCGGGTGCCGGTGCCGCATGTGCATCTGCTGTGCGAAGACGAAAGCATCATCGGCACTGTGTTCTATGTGATGGACCACGTCGAAGGACGAATCTTTAGCCATCCGGCCCTGGACGAATTACCTGTCGCCGAACGCCAGCCGATCCACCTAGCCGCCATCGATACGCTGGCCGAGCTGCACAAGGTCGATGTCGAGGCTGTGGGGCTTGCCGATTTCGGCAAGGCGCAAGGCTATTTCGCTCGCCAGGTGAAGCGCTGGTCCGGCCAGTACGAGGCCTCGCGCACCGACGACATGCCGGCGATGGAGCGGCTGATGCAGTGGTTGCCGGAGCAGGTGCCACAGCGCGACGAATGCGCCATCGCCCACGGCGACTACCGCCTCGGCAACCTGATCTTCGCGCCGGGGGAGGCGAGGGTCGCGGCGATTCTCGACTGGGAGCTGTCCACCCTCGGCCATCCGCTGGCGGACCTGGCCTACTTCTGCCTGCCGTATCACCTGCCGGCCGGTGTCGACGGTCTGCGTGGCCTGGTGGGTATCGATCTGCAGGCGCAGGGCATTCCGTCCGAACAAGAAGTGTTGGCGCGCTATTGCCAGCAGAGTGGGCGCGATGCCATCAGCGACTGGCATGTTTTCGTGGCGTTTTCGTTGTTCCGTCTCGCCGCGATTCTGCAGGGTGTCTATGCACGAGCGCTGCAGGGCAACGCCAGCAATGCCGATGCGCTACAGGTCGGCCAACGCGCCGGCTTGCTCGCCGAGGCCGGCTGGCGCATCGCCCAGACTGGCGGTAAGGGAGAACCAATATGA
- a CDS encoding class II aldolase/adducin family protein, producing MQDSTATNREAEWQVRKDLAAAYRLVAHFGWDDLVFTHLSARVPGPEHHFLINPYGLLFQEITASSLVKVDQEGQIVQSGSLHRVNPAGFTIHSAVHMGREDAGAVMHLHAADGVAVSAHRDGLLPLSQTAMLCLDHLCYHEYEGVALDLSERERLIRDLGDKRMMMLRNHGILTAGGTVAEAFTYLYFLMKACEIQVRAQACGPTHMPSAAAIETTRQQSAELGSAAKLTWPALLRLLEANGHVYAI from the coding sequence ATGCAAGATTCAACCGCTACGAACCGGGAAGCCGAATGGCAGGTGCGCAAGGACCTGGCAGCGGCCTATCGCCTGGTTGCGCATTTCGGCTGGGATGATTTGGTGTTCACCCATCTGTCCGCCCGCGTGCCAGGGCCTGAACATCATTTTCTGATCAACCCATACGGGCTGTTGTTTCAGGAGATCACCGCCTCGTCGCTGGTGAAAGTCGACCAGGAAGGGCAGATCGTCCAGAGCGGCAGCCTGCATCGGGTGAACCCGGCTGGCTTCACCATTCACAGTGCCGTGCATATGGGCCGTGAAGACGCCGGCGCGGTCATGCACCTGCATGCGGCCGATGGCGTGGCGGTATCTGCACACCGCGACGGCCTGTTGCCGCTGAGCCAGACGGCAATGCTCTGCCTCGATCACCTCTGCTATCACGAGTACGAAGGCGTCGCGCTGGACCTCAGTGAACGCGAGCGGCTGATTCGCGATCTCGGGGACAAGCGAATGATGATGCTGCGCAACCACGGCATCCTGACGGCGGGCGGCACCGTCGCCGAAGCCTTCACTTACCTCTATTTCCTAATGAAGGCCTGCGAAATCCAGGTGCGCGCTCAGGCTTGCGGCCCGACCCACATGCCGTCAGCAGCTGCGATCGAGACGACCCGTCAGCAGTCGGCCGAACTGGGCAGCGCCGCCAAGCTGACCTGGCCAGCCCTGTTGCGCCTGTTGGAGGCCAACGGCCACGTCTACGCCATTTAG
- a CDS encoding acyl-CoA dehydrogenase family protein: MYELTGKALELQQQLTAFMDEHIYPNEHIFHEQIATASNRWAPPPILEALKAKARAQGLWNLFLPESEHGAGLTNFEYAHLCEIMGRSHVAAEVFNCSAPDTGNMEVLARYGTPEQQEQWLKPLLAGEIRSCFSMTEPDVASSDATNIACEIRREGDEYVINGQKWWSSGAMTTTCKIAIVMGKTDPSTERHRQQSMILVPLDTPGVEIVRALNVFGYDHAPHGHAEIHYNNVRVPASNMLLGEGRGFEIAQGRLGPGRIHHCMRTIGVAERALQAMCERVHERLAFGKPLADFDSIRKDIARSRIEIEQTRLLTLKAARMMDTVGNTVARQEIAMIKAAAPSMALRVLDRAIQVHGAKGVSQDSFLAAAWAHQRTLRLADGPDEVHLDTIAKLELKNYASTR; the protein is encoded by the coding sequence ATGTATGAACTGACCGGCAAGGCACTGGAACTCCAGCAGCAACTCACGGCGTTCATGGACGAGCATATCTACCCGAACGAACACATCTTTCACGAGCAGATCGCCACCGCCAGCAATCGCTGGGCGCCGCCGCCGATCCTCGAAGCGCTCAAGGCCAAGGCGCGGGCGCAGGGTCTGTGGAACCTGTTTTTGCCGGAAAGCGAACACGGCGCCGGACTGACCAATTTCGAATACGCGCACCTCTGCGAAATCATGGGCCGCTCCCATGTCGCGGCCGAAGTCTTCAACTGCTCCGCGCCGGACACCGGCAACATGGAGGTGCTGGCCCGCTACGGCACGCCAGAGCAACAGGAACAGTGGCTCAAGCCGTTGCTCGCCGGTGAGATTCGTTCCTGCTTCTCCATGACCGAGCCCGACGTGGCCTCTTCGGACGCCACCAACATCGCCTGCGAGATCCGCCGCGAAGGCGACGAATATGTGATCAACGGGCAGAAGTGGTGGTCGTCGGGTGCAATGACCACCACCTGCAAGATCGCCATCGTCATGGGCAAGACCGATCCCTCCACCGAGCGGCACCGGCAACAGTCGATGATCCTCGTGCCGCTCGATACGCCGGGTGTCGAGATCGTCCGTGCGCTCAACGTGTTCGGCTACGACCACGCGCCCCATGGGCATGCCGAAATTCACTACAACAACGTCCGCGTGCCGGCCAGCAACATGCTGCTGGGTGAAGGCCGCGGCTTCGAGATTGCCCAGGGCCGTCTTGGCCCCGGCCGTATTCACCACTGCATGCGCACCATCGGGGTGGCCGAGCGCGCGCTGCAGGCCATGTGCGAGCGCGTCCATGAGCGGTTGGCGTTCGGCAAGCCGCTGGCCGACTTCGACTCGATCCGCAAGGACATCGCCCGTTCGCGCATCGAGATCGAGCAGACCCGCCTGCTGACACTCAAGGCGGCGCGCATGATGGATACCGTCGGCAACACGGTGGCGCGCCAGGAGATCGCCATGATCAAGGCTGCCGCACCGAGCATGGCGCTGCGCGTGCTGGACCGGGCCATCCAGGTCCATGGCGCCAAGGGCGTTTCCCAGGACAGTTTCCTCGCGGCTGCCTGGGCCCACCAAAGAACGCTGCGGCTCGCCGACGGCCCGGACGAAGTACACCTGGACACCATCGCCAAGCTGGAGCTGAAGAACTACGCCAGCACGCGCTGA
- a CDS encoding TRAP transporter small permease subunit produces MRVIHAYINGITRLNEFIGRWVAYLIFLIFVLLLLEVFMRYLFSSPTSWTNELGQMLFGAYVVLSGGYVMAHRDHVNVDLLYSTFSPRTRAWVDIFTSSMFFLFMAALLYFGSSMAWESVQGMETSYSAWNPPIWPIKAMIPLGTLLLLLQGIAKLLQDILIALGREPTHDAKHAEDAR; encoded by the coding sequence ATGCGTGTGATTCATGCCTACATCAACGGCATCACCCGGCTCAATGAATTCATCGGGCGCTGGGTGGCCTACCTGATTTTCCTGATCTTCGTGCTGCTGCTGCTCGAAGTCTTCATGCGCTACCTGTTCTCGAGCCCAACGTCCTGGACCAACGAACTCGGCCAGATGTTGTTCGGTGCCTACGTGGTGCTGTCGGGTGGCTACGTCATGGCGCATCGCGACCACGTCAATGTCGACCTGTTGTATTCGACCTTCAGTCCACGCACGCGGGCATGGGTGGACATCTTCACCTCGAGCATGTTTTTTCTATTTATGGCTGCGCTGCTGTACTTCGGCAGTTCCATGGCCTGGGAGTCGGTTCAAGGAATGGAAACCTCCTATTCGGCCTGGAATCCGCCGATCTGGCCGATCAAGGCGATGATTCCGCTCGGCACGCTGTTACTGCTGCTGCAGGGCATCGCCAAGCTGCTACAGGACATTCTCATCGCGCTGGGCCGCGAGCCCACCCACGACGCCAAGCACGCGGAGGATGCCCGATGA
- a CDS encoding TRAP transporter large permease codes for MSIEVTTLLFFLTLVFFLVLGLPLAFVLGGVSVLFLYFTWGVDAFYMVASQMWGTMESFTLVAIPLFVFMAMLLERTGVARDLYRMMHLWCGGMRGGLAIGTLGICAVFGAMVGISGAAVVAMGTIALPAMLERGYDKRMVLGCINTGGGWGILIPPSIMMILYAMISGQSVGKMFAAGVLPGLLLVALTVTYVLVRSYLQPHLAPALPKEERGTWGEKLRAVRAVLLPIGIVVMVLGSIIGGLTTPTEAAAMGVFGALISAAVYRKLNWPILQEAAIRTFKLTGMIAWILFAAHAFSSAYQGMGAQSLIEGLMMDLPGGRWAIVIFMMAIVFVMGMLLDPVGIMLITLPVFLPIIASLGFDPIWFGVLFVINMEIGYMTPPFGFNLFYLKGIVPPGITMKDIYWSVIPFVIVNIIGMGIIMVFPEIATCLPRTLF; via the coding sequence ATGAGCATCGAAGTCACCACGCTGCTGTTCTTTCTGACACTGGTCTTCTTTCTCGTGCTCGGACTGCCCCTGGCCTTCGTGCTGGGCGGCGTCTCGGTGCTGTTTCTCTATTTCACCTGGGGCGTCGATGCCTTCTACATGGTCGCCTCGCAGATGTGGGGCACCATGGAAAGCTTCACCCTGGTGGCCATCCCCTTGTTCGTGTTCATGGCGATGTTGCTTGAACGCACGGGAGTCGCGCGCGACCTCTACCGCATGATGCACCTGTGGTGCGGTGGTATGCGCGGCGGGCTGGCGATCGGCACGCTGGGCATCTGTGCGGTATTCGGCGCCATGGTCGGCATCAGCGGTGCCGCGGTGGTGGCGATGGGCACCATCGCGTTGCCGGCCATGCTCGAACGCGGCTACGACAAACGCATGGTGCTCGGTTGCATCAATACCGGCGGCGGCTGGGGCATCCTGATCCCGCCGAGCATCATGATGATTCTCTACGCCATGATCAGCGGCCAGTCGGTGGGCAAGATGTTTGCCGCCGGCGTCTTGCCTGGCCTGTTGCTGGTGGCGCTGACGGTCACCTACGTGTTGGTCCGCTCCTACCTGCAGCCCCATCTGGCGCCTGCGTTGCCGAAGGAAGAGCGCGGCACCTGGGGTGAAAAACTGCGGGCGGTGCGTGCCGTGCTGCTACCCATCGGCATCGTGGTGATGGTGCTCGGCTCGATCATTGGCGGCCTGACCACCCCCACCGAGGCTGCCGCCATGGGCGTGTTCGGCGCGCTGATCTCCGCGGCGGTGTACCGCAAGCTGAACTGGCCGATCCTGCAGGAAGCCGCCATCCGCACCTTCAAGCTGACCGGCATGATCGCCTGGATCCTGTTCGCCGCCCACGCATTCAGCTCGGCCTACCAGGGCATGGGCGCGCAATCGTTGATCGAAGGGCTGATGATGGACCTGCCAGGTGGGCGCTGGGCCATCGTCATCTTCATGATGGCCATCGTGTTCGTCATGGGCATGTTGCTCGATCCGGTCGGCATCATGCTGATCACCCTGCCGGTGTTCCTGCCGATCATCGCCTCGCTCGGTTTCGATCCGATCTGGTTCGGCGTGCTATTCGTGATCAACATGGAGATCGGCTACATGACACCGCCGTTCGGGTTCAACCTGTTCTATCTGAAAGGCATCGTCCCGCCCGGCATCACCATGAAGGACATCTACTGGTCGGTGATCCCCTTCGTGATCGTCAACATCATCGGCATGGGCATCATCATGGTGTTCCCCGAGATCGCCACCTGCCTGCCGCGCACACTGTTCTGA